A portion of the Penaeus monodon isolate SGIC_2016 chromosome 28, NSTDA_Pmon_1, whole genome shotgun sequence genome contains these proteins:
- the LOC119591485 gene encoding LOW QUALITY PROTEIN: nucleolar protein dao-5-like (The sequence of the model RefSeq protein was modified relative to this genomic sequence to represent the inferred CDS: inserted 5 bases in 3 codons), which yields MAEEEGIIKALVCAYLNEKDKSLGQSVEKKLNPPKLTKSSPSVTEIVKHFLKTSPNKRRLSFETPAAKKARKESSSSSEEDESPPKKAATPLVNGKGPKAVAKPKKAELSSSEDSESDSDESDAPPKKKIAVAAPAAATPKAAAKVPPKKPAESSSDESSSEDEAPAKAPVKAVPAKPATPASKPAAKKAESSSSEESSSEDEDXCKASCEEPATPAQKAATPAKKPAAAKKAESSSSEESSSEDEEPAKPVLKKPATPVQKAASPAKKPAAPAKKAXSSSSEESSSEDDEPAKPVVKKPAATPAKKPAAAKKADSSSEESSSDEDEPAKPAVQKTVVKPAAAAKKAESSSEDSSDSDSDEKPAKPVIKPAAPAKKEMSSSEDSSDDEEPASXSSQASAAPAKTAKESSSEESTSEEEEEETPVLKTPAPKMTNGTVENSLNNSWNGSLNTSLNTSGGKVKKEPFRRVRAEEIEINPKFNNSFEAKQGARGCWGEGAYRTLKDTRGKSFRHEKNKKKKGSYRGGMLDTAVNSIKFDSD from the exons AtggcggaggaagagggaatcATCAAGGCTCTTGTGTGCGCTTATTTGAATGAGAAGGACAAGTCCCTCGGACAGTCGGTGGAGAAGAAGCTGAATCCG ccaAAATTAACAAAAAGCTCCCCATCAGTCACAGAAATTGTCAAACATTTCCTCAA AACCTCGCCGAACAAGCGCCGCCTGAGCTTTGAAACCCCAGCAGCTAAGAAAGCCCGTAAAGAATCTAGTTCAAGCTCAG AAGAGGATGAAAGTCCTCCCAAAAAGGCAGCAACTCCTCTTGTTAATGGCAAAGGACCCAAGGCTGTGGCAAAACCCAAGAAAGCAGAGTTGAGTTCTTCTGAAGATTCCGAGTCGGATTCGGACGAGTCTGATGCACCTCCCAAGAAGAAGATTGCTGTAGCGGCCCCAGCAGCAGCCACTCCCAAG GCAGCAGCAAAGGTTCCTCCCAAGAAGCCGGCAGAGAGTAGCAGTGACGAGAGCAGTTCTGAAGATGAAGCCCCTGCAAAGGCACCTGTCAAAGCTG TGCCAGCCAAACCTGCAACACCTGCTAGCAAGCCTGCAGCAAAGAAGGCAGAATCCTCCAGTTCGGAAGAGTCCAGTTCAGAGGATGAAGA CTGCAAAGCCAGCTGTGAAGAACCAGCCACACCTGCACAGAAGGCGGCCACTCCTGCTAAGAAGCCAGCTGCTGCAAAGAAGGCAGAATCTTCCAGTTCAGAAGAATCCAGCTCTGAAGATGAGGAACCTGCTAAACCAGTTTTAAAGAAGCCTGCTACACCTGTACAAAAGGCTGCTTCTCCTGCAAAGAAACCAGCTGCTCCTGCAAAGAAGG GATCCTCCAGTTCGGAAGAGTCTAGTTCTGAGGATGATGAGCCTGCTAAACCAGTAGTGAAAAAGCCAGCTGCCACTCCTGCTAAGAAGCCAGCTGCTGCTAAGAAGGCAGACTCCAGTTCTGAGGAATCCAGCTCAGATGAAGATGAACCAGCCAAGCCAGCTGTGCAGAAAACAGTTGTAAAACCAGCTGCTGCCGCCAAGAAGGCAGAAAGTAGCTCAGAAGACTCTTCAGACTCTGATTCTGACGAAAAGCCTGCCAAGCCCGTAATCAAGCCTGCTGCCCCTGCTAAGAAGGAAATGTCCAGCTCAGAAGACAGCTCAGATGACGAAGAACCTGCAAG CAGCAGCCAAGCCAGCGCTGCACCCGCAAAAACTGCAAAGGAGTCTAGCTCTGAGGAGTCGAccagtgaggaggaagaggaggaaactcCAGTCTTGAAGACCCCAGCACCAAAGATGACCAATGGCACAGTGGAG AATTCTCTTAACAATTCCTGGAATGGGTCTCTGAATACATCGCTCAATACCTCGGGTGGCAAAGTTAAA AAAGAGCCTTTCAGGAGGGTGCGAGCAGAGGAAATAGAGATCAACCCAAAGTTTAACAACTCCTTTGAAGCCAAG CAAGGTGCAAGAGGATGTTGGGGTGAAGGTGCTTACAGAACCCTCAAGGACACTCGAGGAAAATCTTTCCGTcatgaaaagaacaagaagaagaaaggatcCTACCGAGGAGGCATGTTGGACACAGCCGTCAACTCCATCAAATTTGACTCGGACTGA